Proteins from a genomic interval of Rhodococcus rhodochrous:
- a CDS encoding lipid-transfer protein, whose translation MTVKGFSGAAAIAGIGATEFSKNSGRSEWQLACESVLAALEDAQIGVEEVDGFALFTMETNPEIAVARALGIPELKFFSRIPHGGGGACAPVQQAALAVSSGVADVVVVYRAFNERSGHRFGAGPPPFAYNSSTDQEYRNWINPYGLLTPAQQEAFLARTYMHKYGATSADFGQISVLSRKHAANNPKAWFYERPITLDDHQNSRMLADPLRLLDCCQESDGGQALVIVSAERARDLPHPPAIITAAAQGVGPQQISMSSYYRKDIDAMPEVELVARQMWAQAGFGPEGIDAAILYDAFTPMVLLQLEEYGFCGRGEAKDFIADGNLEVDGRLPINTHGGQLGEGYIHGVNGIAEGVRLIRGTSVNQPAKTLDNVLVTGGSPVPHSAIVLSADR comes from the coding sequence ATGACCGTCAAGGGCTTCTCCGGAGCCGCCGCTATCGCCGGTATCGGAGCCACCGAATTCTCCAAGAACTCCGGCCGCAGCGAATGGCAACTCGCGTGCGAGTCGGTCCTCGCCGCTCTCGAGGACGCGCAGATCGGCGTCGAAGAGGTCGACGGCTTCGCGCTGTTCACCATGGAGACCAACCCCGAGATCGCCGTCGCCCGCGCGCTCGGCATCCCGGAACTGAAGTTCTTCAGCCGGATCCCGCACGGCGGTGGCGGCGCCTGCGCGCCCGTGCAGCAGGCCGCCCTCGCCGTCTCGAGCGGTGTCGCCGACGTCGTGGTCGTCTATCGCGCCTTCAACGAGCGCTCGGGCCATCGTTTCGGCGCCGGGCCGCCGCCCTTCGCGTACAACTCCAGCACCGACCAGGAATACCGGAACTGGATCAACCCGTACGGTCTGCTCACTCCCGCTCAGCAGGAAGCCTTCCTGGCCCGCACCTACATGCACAAGTACGGGGCGACCAGCGCGGACTTCGGGCAGATCTCGGTGCTCTCGCGCAAGCACGCGGCGAACAATCCCAAGGCCTGGTTCTACGAGCGGCCCATCACCCTCGACGACCACCAGAACTCGCGGATGCTCGCCGACCCGCTGCGTCTGCTGGACTGCTGCCAGGAGAGCGACGGCGGCCAGGCACTGGTCATCGTGAGTGCCGAACGCGCACGGGATCTTCCGCACCCGCCGGCGATCATCACCGCTGCAGCGCAGGGTGTCGGCCCTCAGCAGATCTCGATGAGCAGCTACTACCGCAAGGACATCGACGCGATGCCCGAGGTGGAGCTCGTCGCCCGGCAGATGTGGGCACAGGCCGGTTTCGGCCCCGAAGGTATCGACGCCGCGATCCTGTACGACGCGTTCACCCCCATGGTCCTGCTCCAGCTCGAGGAGTACGGCTTCTGCGGTCGCGGTGAGGCGAAGGACTTCATCGCCGACGGCAACCTCGAGGTGGACGGGCGACTGCCGATCAACACCCACGGCGGTCAGCTCGGTGAAGGCTACATCCACGGCGTCAACGGCATCGCCGAAGGCGTCCGGCTCATCCGCGGCACCTCCGTGAACCAGCCGGCGAAGACACTCGACAACGTGCTCGTCACAGGCGGATCGCCGGTGCCGCACAGCGCGATCGTCCTCTCGGCCGACCGTTAG
- a CDS encoding YqeB family protein, translating into MRMHDDATRVTVSPVVPGALGILCALAGLGLGFVAPAVSTWAVDTLPAVPGPLELLAGLTTAWTIPLLTVVGIGAGLFLASTAIHESLALTVDSEGVLLTQDERDLYVPRAKVGSVFREGRDLVLLDSAERELARRKADDLNDRAVADAFTAHGYPWSEKNTHEESFTRWIEGHPGLDEQTHTLLRERREALSGKNTHLATALHEQLQELGVVVRDRGHHQEYRLLA; encoded by the coding sequence ATGAGGATGCACGACGATGCCACTCGCGTAACCGTCTCCCCCGTCGTTCCGGGGGCGCTGGGGATCCTGTGCGCTCTCGCCGGTCTCGGACTCGGCTTCGTCGCGCCGGCCGTGTCGACGTGGGCGGTCGACACCCTTCCGGCGGTTCCCGGCCCGCTCGAACTCTTGGCCGGTCTCACCACGGCGTGGACGATCCCGCTCCTCACCGTCGTCGGCATCGGCGCAGGACTCTTCCTCGCCTCGACGGCGATCCACGAGTCCCTGGCACTGACCGTGGATTCCGAAGGAGTGCTGCTGACCCAGGACGAGCGCGATTTGTACGTGCCGCGCGCGAAGGTCGGGTCGGTGTTCCGCGAAGGCCGCGATCTCGTCCTGCTCGATTCTGCGGAGCGAGAACTCGCGCGACGCAAGGCCGACGACCTGAACGACCGAGCCGTCGCCGACGCATTCACGGCGCACGGTTATCCGTGGAGCGAGAAGAACACCCACGAGGAATCGTTCACCCGGTGGATCGAGGGGCACCCCGGCCTGGACGAGCAGACCCACACCCTGTTGCGGGAGCGACGGGAAGCGCTGTCCGGCAAGAACACACATCTTGCCACCGCACTGCACGAGCAACTGCAGGAACTCGGCGTCGTCGTACGCGACCGGGGGCATCACCAGGAGTACCGCCTCCTGGCGTAG
- a CDS encoding steroid 3-ketoacyl-CoA thiolase, giving the protein MGTPVIVEAARTPIGKRGGWLAGLHAAEILGAVQAGLVERAGIDAELVEQVIGGCVTQAGAQSNNITRTAWLNAGLPWQVGATTIDAQCGSAQQANHLIAGLIATGAIDVGIACGIEAMTQVPLGANVGDQAGPRRPESWNIDMPNQFEAAERIARRRGITREDVDALGVRSQQLAKHAWDEGRFDREVLPVVAPVVDKEGNRTGEKATVTRDQGLRETSAESLAKLKPVLEGGIHTAGTSSQISDGAAAVLLMDSDRAKALGLKPRARIVAQALVGAEPEFHLDGPVQATTKVLEKAGMNIGDLDLFEVNEAFASVLLSWAQVHGPDMDKVNVNGGAIALGHPVGSTGSRLITTALHELERRDASTALISMCAGGALATGTIIERI; this is encoded by the coding sequence GTGGGCACACCAGTCATCGTCGAGGCCGCACGGACCCCGATCGGCAAGCGGGGTGGATGGCTCGCGGGCCTGCACGCTGCCGAGATCCTGGGCGCCGTCCAGGCCGGACTCGTCGAACGTGCCGGCATCGACGCCGAGCTCGTCGAACAGGTCATCGGTGGCTGCGTCACCCAGGCGGGCGCCCAGTCCAACAACATCACCCGCACCGCGTGGCTCAACGCCGGCCTGCCCTGGCAGGTCGGCGCGACCACCATCGACGCCCAGTGCGGATCGGCGCAGCAGGCCAACCACCTCATCGCGGGTCTCATCGCCACCGGCGCCATCGACGTGGGCATCGCGTGCGGCATCGAGGCGATGACCCAGGTGCCCCTCGGCGCCAACGTCGGCGATCAGGCCGGCCCGCGTCGCCCCGAGTCGTGGAACATCGACATGCCCAACCAGTTCGAGGCCGCCGAGCGCATCGCGCGGCGCCGCGGTATCACCCGTGAGGACGTCGACGCGCTCGGCGTGCGGTCGCAGCAACTCGCGAAGCATGCCTGGGACGAGGGCCGGTTCGACCGCGAGGTGCTGCCGGTCGTCGCTCCCGTCGTCGACAAGGAGGGCAACCGCACCGGCGAGAAGGCGACCGTCACCCGCGACCAGGGTCTGCGCGAGACGTCGGCCGAGTCGCTGGCGAAGCTGAAGCCCGTACTCGAGGGGGGCATCCACACGGCCGGCACCTCCTCGCAGATCTCCGACGGAGCCGCAGCCGTGCTGCTCATGGACTCCGACCGCGCGAAGGCGCTCGGACTGAAGCCGCGGGCGCGGATCGTCGCGCAGGCACTCGTCGGCGCCGAACCCGAGTTCCACCTCGACGGCCCCGTCCAGGCCACGACGAAGGTTCTCGAGAAGGCGGGCATGAACATCGGCGATCTCGACCTGTTCGAGGTCAACGAGGCGTTCGCATCGGTGCTGCTGTCCTGGGCCCAGGTGCACGGACCCGACATGGACAAGGTCAACGTCAACGGCGGCGCGATCGCGCTCGGCCACCCCGTCGGATCGACCGGTTCCCGTCTCATCACCACCGCGCTGCACGAACTCGAGCGCCGCGACGCATCGACCGCTCTGATCTCGATGTGCGCCGGCGGCGCGCTGGCGACGGGCACCATCATCGAGCGCATCTGA
- a CDS encoding SDR family oxidoreductase, whose translation MDLGLGGAVVLVTGGIRGVGAGITRVFLRAGATVVTCARNEPEQPVEVDGRTAEFLKCDVRDADQVGTLIETIVERHGRLDAVVNNAGGSPYALAADASPKFHAKIVELNLLSPLLVAQAANAVMQKQDTGGSIVNISSVSGSRPSPGTAAYGAAKAGVDSLAQSLAVEWAPKVRVNSVVVGLVETEQSHLFYGDKAGVAAVGETVPLGRLAQPEDIGHCAAFLASPLSAYVSGSTLTVHGGGERPAYMAAAETKETK comes from the coding sequence ATGGATCTGGGACTCGGCGGTGCGGTCGTGCTCGTCACCGGGGGGATACGAGGAGTCGGTGCGGGCATCACCAGGGTGTTCCTGCGCGCCGGAGCGACCGTCGTGACATGCGCACGCAACGAACCCGAACAGCCTGTCGAAGTGGACGGGCGGACCGCGGAGTTCCTGAAGTGCGACGTTCGCGACGCCGATCAGGTCGGCACGTTGATCGAGACCATCGTGGAGCGTCACGGTCGGCTCGACGCCGTGGTGAACAACGCCGGCGGGTCGCCGTACGCACTGGCGGCCGATGCCAGCCCGAAGTTCCACGCCAAGATCGTGGAACTGAACCTGCTGTCCCCGCTGCTGGTCGCGCAGGCTGCCAACGCGGTGATGCAGAAGCAGGACACCGGCGGCTCGATCGTCAACATCTCGAGCGTGAGCGGATCGCGCCCCTCGCCGGGAACCGCGGCTTACGGTGCGGCCAAGGCGGGCGTCGACAGTCTCGCACAGTCGCTCGCCGTCGAGTGGGCACCGAAGGTACGGGTGAACTCGGTGGTGGTCGGGCTCGTCGAAACCGAACAGTCGCATCTGTTCTACGGCGACAAGGCAGGCGTCGCCGCAGTCGGCGAGACCGTTCCGCTGGGGCGGCTGGCCCAACCCGAGGACATCGGCCACTGCGCCGCATTCCTGGCCTCTCCGCTGTCGGCCTACGTCAGCGGATCGACATTGACCGTCCACGGCGGCGGTGAACGCCCTGCCTACATGGCAGCGGCCGAAACGAAGGAGACGAAGTGA
- a CDS encoding cytochrome P450 — translation MAQPNIPEDIDFTDPDLYADRMPFEEFAELRKTAPVWWNKKSPDVGGFHDEGFWVVSRHEEVREVSRRSDVFSNWENTAIPRFNDDIPREAIELQRHVLLNKDAPEHTKLRKLVARGFTPRAINGLRDELDRRSKMIVQEACQAGQGDFVTQIAAELPLQAIADLIGVPQEDRAKIFEWSNQMTGYDDPDNTADPAAASMEVLGYAYQMAAARKENPADDIVTTLIEADIDGDELAPEEFGFFFIVLAVAGNETTRNAITHGMAAFLDNPEQWEIFKRDRPKTAADEIIRWATPVTSFQRTALEDTELGGQTIRKGERVVMLYASANNDEEVFENPREFDILRDPNPHLAFGGTGAHYCLGANLARMEIDLIFNAIADHIPDITKIGDPHRLRSGWLNGIKEFQVDYKTSGGCPVKH, via the coding sequence GTGGCGCAGCCGAACATCCCCGAAGACATCGACTTCACCGATCCCGATCTGTACGCAGACCGTATGCCGTTCGAAGAGTTCGCGGAACTGCGCAAGACGGCACCGGTGTGGTGGAACAAGAAGTCTCCCGACGTCGGTGGTTTCCACGACGAGGGTTTCTGGGTTGTCTCCCGGCACGAGGAGGTCCGTGAGGTCTCCCGCCGGAGCGACGTGTTCTCCAATTGGGAGAACACTGCGATTCCGCGGTTCAACGACGACATTCCGCGCGAGGCCATCGAACTGCAGCGTCACGTCCTGCTCAACAAGGACGCCCCCGAGCACACCAAGCTGCGCAAACTCGTCGCCCGCGGTTTCACGCCCCGTGCGATCAACGGCCTGCGCGACGAGCTCGACCGTCGCTCCAAGATGATCGTCCAGGAGGCCTGCCAGGCCGGTCAGGGTGACTTCGTCACGCAGATCGCCGCGGAACTGCCGCTGCAGGCGATCGCCGATCTCATCGGCGTCCCGCAGGAGGACCGCGCGAAGATCTTCGAGTGGTCCAACCAGATGACGGGCTACGACGATCCGGACAACACCGCCGATCCGGCGGCCGCCTCCATGGAGGTGCTGGGCTACGCCTACCAGATGGCCGCCGCCCGCAAGGAGAACCCGGCCGACGACATCGTCACCACCCTCATCGAGGCCGACATCGACGGCGACGAGCTCGCTCCCGAGGAGTTCGGCTTCTTCTTCATCGTCCTCGCGGTGGCCGGCAACGAGACCACCCGCAACGCCATCACCCATGGCATGGCGGCCTTCCTCGACAACCCCGAGCAGTGGGAGATCTTCAAGCGCGACCGGCCGAAGACCGCCGCCGACGAGATCATCCGCTGGGCCACTCCGGTCACCTCGTTCCAGCGCACGGCGCTCGAGGACACCGAACTCGGCGGACAGACGATCCGCAAGGGCGAGCGTGTCGTCATGCTGTACGCCTCGGCCAACAACGACGAAGAGGTGTTCGAGAACCCCCGCGAGTTCGATATTCTCCGGGATCCCAACCCGCACCTCGCCTTCGGTGGCACCGGTGCGCACTACTGCCTCGGCGCGAACCTCGCCCGCATGGAGATCGACCTGATCTTCAACGCCATCGCCGACCACATCCCCGACATCACCAAGATCGGCGACCCGCACCGTCTGCGGTCGGGCTGGCTCAACGGCATCAAGGAGTTCCAGGTCGACTACAAGACCTCGGGAGGATGCCCGGTCAAGCACTGA
- a CDS encoding nitroreductase family deazaflavin-dependent oxidoreductase, translating to MGTEAAPKGLDSKATVSIIKWMSRFNVAAYRATGGRIGGKWRVGSAFPWGIPVCLVTTIGRKTGQPRTAPLLFLEDGDKVVLVASQGGLPKHPLWFRNIQANPEVTVQIKSRIRTMRARVASDEERAAYWPRLTAMYPDFDNYQSWTDRVIPVVVCE from the coding sequence ATGGGCACCGAAGCGGCACCGAAGGGCCTCGATTCGAAGGCCACGGTCTCGATCATCAAGTGGATGTCGCGGTTCAACGTCGCGGCGTACCGGGCGACCGGCGGTCGCATCGGCGGGAAGTGGCGCGTGGGAAGCGCCTTCCCGTGGGGCATCCCGGTGTGCCTGGTGACCACGATCGGGCGGAAGACCGGGCAGCCGCGGACGGCACCGCTGCTGTTCCTCGAGGACGGCGACAAGGTGGTCCTCGTCGCCTCCCAGGGAGGACTGCCCAAGCACCCCTTGTGGTTCCGCAACATCCAGGCGAACCCGGAGGTCACGGTGCAGATCAAGTCGCGCATCCGGACCATGCGGGCCCGGGTCGCGAGCGACGAGGAACGAGCGGCCTACTGGCCGCGTCTGACGGCGATGTACCCGGACTTCGACAACTACCAGTCGTGGACCGACCGTGTGATTCCCGTCGTGGTGTGCGAGTGA
- a CDS encoding TetR/AcrR family transcriptional regulator, whose translation MARTVDPELRARRRTAIIDSAATLFAERGFDATPVTAIAEAAGVSSGTVFHYFGDKRGVFRAIFEQGLPETRALVERHRDADDPLEALLDMVAELVGQATDPAAGGLVVEVIRQVGHDPVLAEILDEDDGIVIEGLTHLLRRAGDRIDPSLDPVAAATWISAIKDSAFLYADNPAAVDPVGTIRTIVQRYLTGHSKGPRS comes from the coding sequence ATGGCACGCACCGTCGACCCAGAACTCCGAGCCCGCCGCCGCACCGCGATCATCGACTCCGCCGCCACCCTGTTCGCCGAGCGCGGCTTCGACGCCACCCCGGTGACGGCGATCGCCGAGGCGGCAGGTGTCAGTTCCGGCACGGTCTTCCACTACTTCGGCGACAAGCGCGGAGTGTTCCGCGCGATCTTCGAGCAGGGCCTACCCGAGACCCGGGCCCTCGTGGAGCGTCATCGCGACGCCGACGATCCCCTGGAGGCCCTCCTCGACATGGTCGCCGAACTCGTCGGGCAGGCCACGGATCCTGCAGCCGGAGGACTCGTGGTCGAGGTGATCCGCCAGGTCGGCCACGACCCCGTCCTCGCCGAGATCCTCGACGAGGACGACGGCATCGTGATCGAGGGGCTCACCCACCTCCTGCGCAGAGCGGGCGACCGGATCGACCCGTCGCTCGATCCGGTGGCCGCCGCGACCTGGATCAGCGCGATCAAGGATTCGGCGTTCCTGTACGCGGACAATCCCGCGGCCGTCGATCCGGTCGGGACGATCCGGACGATCGTGCAGCGCTATCTCACCGGACACTCGAAAGGACCACGATCATGA
- a CDS encoding FAS1-like dehydratase domain-containing protein, protein MQTVEQDYEKYVGQVAEPPRVARYAVNDAMIRNWVEAHDDFNPIYVDAEAARETGRDSIVCPPAMISTWIMAGYRRWRDVQRKRAEGVVEDFAYSRMLADLDREGFTSVVATNVEQDYHRELVPGDHITAHYTIESVSEIKRTGLGDGRFFTLYKRYEDQNGEVVAEERFRMLRFNPNTDKETR, encoded by the coding sequence ATGCAGACCGTCGAGCAGGATTACGAGAAATACGTCGGGCAGGTGGCCGAACCACCCCGCGTGGCCCGGTACGCCGTCAACGACGCCATGATCCGCAACTGGGTCGAGGCCCACGACGACTTCAACCCGATCTACGTCGACGCCGAGGCCGCCCGCGAAACCGGGCGCGACTCCATCGTCTGCCCGCCCGCCATGATCTCCACCTGGATCATGGCCGGCTACCGCCGCTGGCGTGATGTGCAGCGCAAGCGGGCCGAGGGCGTCGTGGAGGATTTCGCGTACTCCCGGATGCTCGCCGACCTCGATCGCGAGGGTTTCACCTCCGTCGTGGCGACGAACGTCGAGCAGGACTACCACCGCGAACTCGTCCCGGGCGATCACATCACCGCCCACTACACGATCGAGTCCGTATCGGAGATCAAGCGAACGGGTCTCGGCGACGGCCGATTCTTCACGCTGTACAAGCGCTACGAGGACCAGAACGGCGAAGTCGTCGCTGAGGAACGCTTCCGGATGCTCCGGTTCAACCCGAACACCGACAAGGAGACGCGATGA
- a CDS encoding nucleotidyltransferase family protein, whose product MPTAGIVLAAGDGSRMGGRAKALLPHRGRPLLHTVVDALLGGGCDEVVVVVGAFGDEVAAACPAGVTAVHNPDWPDGMSTSLRRGVDAARTHDRVALTVVDFPGITADLVRHVLAEHRPGTVTLPVFEDRPGHPVVFDHADALTAADEATGDEGARSFLARNRDRVRRVDCSDLAEAGDVDTPEDLRRLR is encoded by the coding sequence ATGCCGACCGCCGGAATCGTTCTCGCAGCAGGGGACGGCTCGCGGATGGGTGGACGCGCGAAGGCGTTGCTCCCCCACCGTGGCCGTCCCCTGCTGCATACCGTCGTCGATGCGCTGCTCGGCGGTGGTTGCGACGAGGTCGTGGTGGTGGTCGGTGCGTTCGGCGACGAGGTGGCCGCAGCCTGCCCGGCCGGCGTCACCGCAGTGCACAATCCCGACTGGCCCGACGGCATGTCGACCTCCCTGCGCCGTGGGGTCGACGCTGCGCGCACCCACGACCGGGTCGCGCTCACCGTCGTCGACTTTCCCGGCATCACGGCCGATCTGGTGCGTCACGTCCTGGCAGAGCACCGGCCGGGCACGGTCACGCTCCCCGTCTTCGAGGATCGTCCCGGTCACCCGGTGGTGTTCGACCACGCCGACGCGCTGACTGCGGCCGACGAGGCCACCGGCGACGAAGGTGCGCGGTCGTTCCTCGCCCGCAACCGGGATCGGGTACGCCGGGTGGACTGCAGCGACCTCGCCGAGGCCGGCGACGTGGATACGCCCGAGGATCTTCGGCGCCTGCGCTGA
- a CDS encoding SDR family oxidoreductase has protein sequence MSGLLDGRVVIVTGAGRGLGRAHALAFAAEGAKVVVNDIGVGSDGTATGESPGELVVEEIRAAGGEAVVNGDDVADWAGAENLVKTALDNFGRLDVLVNNAGFLRDRMLANMSEEEWDAVIRVHLKGHFAPMRHAMTYWRAESKAGNPVDARIINTSSGAGLMGSIGQGNYAAAKAGIATLTIQAAAEFGRYGVTVNAIAPSARTRMTVGAGGAMAEMMAAPEEGFDAMAPENVSPLVVWLGSAEAKDVTGRVFEAEGGKVSLADGWRHGEAIDKGDRWDPKELGPVVEKLIAASQPPTPVYGA, from the coding sequence GTGAGTGGACTGCTGGACGGGCGCGTCGTCATCGTGACCGGCGCCGGGCGAGGACTGGGCCGTGCCCACGCCCTCGCCTTCGCCGCGGAGGGTGCGAAGGTCGTCGTCAACGACATCGGTGTCGGCAGTGACGGAACGGCGACGGGGGAGAGCCCCGGCGAACTGGTGGTCGAGGAGATCCGGGCTGCCGGCGGCGAAGCCGTCGTCAACGGTGACGACGTCGCCGACTGGGCCGGTGCCGAGAACCTCGTGAAGACGGCGCTGGACAACTTCGGCCGCCTCGACGTGCTCGTCAACAACGCGGGTTTCCTGCGCGACCGCATGCTCGCCAACATGAGCGAAGAGGAATGGGACGCGGTCATCCGTGTGCACCTCAAGGGACACTTCGCGCCGATGCGTCACGCCATGACCTACTGGCGCGCCGAGTCCAAGGCCGGCAACCCCGTCGACGCCCGCATCATCAACACCAGCTCGGGCGCCGGACTGATGGGCAGCATCGGTCAGGGCAACTACGCCGCCGCCAAGGCCGGCATCGCGACGCTCACGATCCAGGCCGCAGCCGAATTCGGCCGCTACGGCGTGACCGTCAACGCGATCGCACCCTCGGCGCGCACCCGCATGACCGTCGGTGCCGGTGGCGCGATGGCCGAGATGATGGCCGCGCCCGAAGAGGGTTTCGACGCCATGGCGCCGGAGAACGTCTCGCCGCTCGTCGTATGGCTCGGCAGTGCCGAAGCGAAGGACGTGACCGGGCGCGTGTTCGAGGCCGAAGGTGGCAAGGTGTCGCTGGCCGACGGATGGCGCCACGGTGAGGCGATCGACAAGGGCGACCGCTGGGATCCGAAGGAACTCGGTCCCGTCGTCGAGAAGCTGATCGCAGCGTCGCAGCCGCCGACGCCGGTCTACGGAGCGTGA
- a CDS encoding GNAT family N-acetyltransferase, with product MATTNHDKVLDRREIAAALLRALERRHEVLDVIVESKDRGDAVAKLASLLDTDEFCAEAVLNLPFRRLTQAERKKIREELDDLDAVLQWTTAARPYATGAHFRLRPISHSAADTALFKQRCADQLGDDSDERVESERQRGTELMDDESGMWLVAEDLSGDEPKAIGFAFGELTGNEVDVRIWVHPEFRKQGYGTATLKQARSELAAYFPGSTLIVRTPA from the coding sequence ATGGCAACCACCAATCACGACAAGGTGCTCGACCGGCGGGAGATCGCGGCCGCGCTGCTCCGGGCGCTCGAACGACGCCACGAGGTGCTCGACGTGATCGTCGAGAGCAAGGATCGGGGCGACGCGGTCGCGAAGCTCGCCTCGCTGCTCGACACCGACGAGTTCTGCGCGGAGGCCGTGCTGAACCTTCCGTTCCGCCGCCTGACGCAGGCGGAGCGGAAGAAGATCCGTGAAGAACTCGACGATCTCGATGCGGTGCTGCAGTGGACGACGGCGGCGCGTCCGTACGCGACCGGCGCGCATTTCCGGTTGCGGCCCATCTCCCACAGCGCCGCCGACACCGCGCTGTTCAAGCAGCGCTGCGCCGACCAGTTGGGTGACGACAGCGACGAGCGGGTCGAGTCCGAGCGGCAACGCGGCACCGAGCTGATGGACGACGAATCCGGGATGTGGCTTGTGGCCGAAGACCTTTCAGGCGACGAGCCGAAGGCCATCGGGTTCGCGTTCGGCGAGCTGACCGGCAACGAGGTCGACGTGCGGATCTGGGTGCATCCCGAGTTCCGCAAGCAGGGTTACGGCACCGCCACGCTCAAGCAGGCGCGTTCCGAACTCGCCGCCTACTTCCCCGGCTCCACCCTCATCGTCCGTACGCCCGCCTAG
- a CDS encoding Zn-ribbon domain-containing OB-fold protein, producing the protein MTAVPRLTITQDNQFWFDAVREGRLEIQQCSDCGTLRHPPGPACPACRSFEWKTVESSRRGTLHSWTIIHHPQDPAFEYPLAVGLIDLDEGIRIVADIAGVDHDTLEIGMELEVGFSEHAHGEILPQLRKPGGEA; encoded by the coding sequence ATGACCGCCGTCCCCCGGCTCACCATCACCCAGGACAACCAGTTCTGGTTCGACGCCGTCCGTGAGGGCCGACTCGAGATCCAGCAGTGCAGCGACTGCGGCACTCTGCGCCATCCCCCGGGCCCGGCCTGCCCCGCGTGCCGCTCGTTCGAGTGGAAGACCGTCGAATCCTCGCGGCGCGGAACGCTTCACAGCTGGACGATCATCCACCACCCGCAGGATCCGGCCTTCGAGTACCCGCTCGCCGTCGGGCTGATCGACCTCGACGAAGGAATCCGCATCGTCGCCGACATCGCGGGCGTCGACCACGACACCCTCGAGATCGGCATGGAACTCGAGGTGGGATTCTCCGAGCACGCGCACGGCGAGATCCTGCCCCAGCTGCGCAAGCCCGGAGGAGAAGCATGA
- a CDS encoding hotdog family protein yields MNLTECTVGQSLPELVLPMDRTTIVATAIASQDFEDVHHDPAAALGRGTPDVFMSINATNGFVDRYVTDWTGPSARVRRASLRLGVPCFPGDPMHMNGEVTAVDGAAVTLKVQGRNSRGVHVTAEVVVEPYERKSR; encoded by the coding sequence ATGAATCTCACCGAATGCACTGTCGGACAGTCGCTTCCCGAGCTCGTCCTGCCGATGGATCGCACGACCATCGTGGCCACCGCGATCGCGTCACAGGATTTCGAGGACGTGCATCACGACCCGGCTGCCGCACTCGGACGCGGCACCCCGGACGTGTTCATGAGCATCAACGCCACCAACGGTTTCGTCGACCGGTACGTCACCGACTGGACCGGGCCGTCGGCGCGTGTACGCCGCGCGTCGCTGCGCCTGGGCGTGCCCTGCTTCCCCGGCGACCCCATGCACATGAACGGTGAGGTGACCGCAGTCGACGGCGCGGCCGTCACCCTGAAGGTGCAGGGCCGCAACAGCAGAGGCGTCCACGTCACCGCCGAGGTCGTGGTGGAGCCCTACGAGAGGAAGAGCCGATGA
- a CDS encoding nuclear transport factor 2 family protein has protein sequence MSEEHPARVAARASQTAASGKCKDEWLALFAEDACVEDPVGPSGFDPEGKGHHGHEAIAKFYDMTIANTDKLEFLVDDVLVCGSECVNIGTIRTTMAGNLIDAEGVFVYRVDDDGKIVSLRAFWEVDRAMKTVRPVS, from the coding sequence ATGAGCGAGGAACATCCGGCGCGCGTGGCGGCCCGGGCGTCGCAGACGGCGGCGAGCGGGAAATGCAAGGACGAGTGGCTCGCGCTGTTCGCCGAGGATGCGTGCGTCGAAGATCCCGTCGGCCCGTCCGGTTTCGACCCCGAGGGCAAGGGACACCACGGCCACGAGGCGATCGCGAAGTTCTACGACATGACCATCGCGAACACCGACAAGCTCGAGTTCCTCGTCGACGACGTGCTGGTATGCGGCAGCGAGTGCGTCAACATCGGCACGATCCGCACCACGATGGCGGGCAATCTCATCGACGCGGAGGGCGTGTTCGTCTACCGGGTCGACGACGACGGGAAGATCGTGTCGCTGCGTGCGTTCTGGGAAGTGGATCGCGCGATGAAGACTGTGCGACCGGTCTCGTAG